The proteins below are encoded in one region of Actinomycetota bacterium:
- a CDS encoding methylated-DNA--[protein]-cysteine S-methyltransferase, translating to MTIEADGDVLVGLCYGAPPDTRTVAAHGDPFIEQVVAQLDAYFAGDRRTFALDWATPASSAFDAAVYEAMAGVPYGELASYGEIAEEAGRPGAARAVGGACNRNPIPIIVPCHRVVAADGTLGGYGSGLDIKRSLLALERGGDVPGGGWAPAGRSSAREPLE from the coding sequence ATGACGATCGAGGCCGACGGTGACGTGCTCGTCGGCCTGTGCTACGGCGCCCCGCCCGACACCCGCACCGTCGCCGCTCACGGCGATCCGTTCATCGAGCAGGTCGTCGCGCAGCTCGACGCGTACTTCGCTGGTGACCGACGCACCTTCGCCCTCGACTGGGCCACACCGGCGTCGAGCGCGTTCGACGCCGCGGTGTACGAGGCCATGGCCGGCGTGCCCTACGGCGAACTGGCCAGCTACGGCGAGATCGCCGAGGAGGCAGGCCGCCCCGGCGCCGCCCGCGCGGTCGGCGGGGCGTGCAACCGCAACCCCATCCCCATCATCGTTCCATGCCACCGCGTCGTCGCGGCCGACGGCACGCTGGGTGGGTACGGCAGCGGACTCGACATCAAGCGCTCGCTGCTCGCGCTGGAGCGGGGCGGCGACGTCCCCGGGGGAGGCTGGGCTCCGGCGGGGCGGTCGTCAGCGCGTGAACCGCTCGAGTAG
- a CDS encoding ribose-phosphate diphosphokinase produces MEIPTKKRMMIFSGSSYPELSREVADHLGMRLGEVKLASFANGERYVRYLESVRGADAFVIQCHIEPVNAHIMEQLLMIDALKRASAKRIIAVMPYYGYARSDKKTLSREPIAAKLVAELYQAAGVDRVMSVDLHTGQIQGFFDTPFDHLTALPLLLQWIEENVPPQKRVIVSPDAGRVRLTEKFAHHLDAPIAILHKRRDPVEHNVAESLEIVGDVDGRTAVLVDDMIDTAGTITGAARLLKERGARAVVACATHPVFSDPAAERLRDSAIETVVVTNTLPIPEEKRLAKMRVLSIAPILASALRAVFEDESVSEIFRGENA; encoded by the coding sequence ATGGAGATCCCCACCAAGAAGCGCATGATGATCTTCTCCGGGTCGTCGTACCCCGAGCTGTCACGCGAGGTCGCCGACCACCTGGGCATGCGGCTGGGGGAGGTGAAGCTGGCGAGCTTCGCCAACGGCGAACGCTACGTCCGCTACCTCGAATCGGTCCGAGGCGCCGACGCGTTCGTCATCCAGTGCCACATCGAGCCGGTGAACGCGCACATCATGGAGCAGCTGCTCATGATCGACGCGTTGAAGCGGGCCTCGGCCAAGCGGATCATCGCCGTGATGCCCTACTACGGCTACGCGCGGTCGGACAAGAAGACGCTGTCGCGCGAGCCGATCGCGGCCAAGCTCGTCGCCGAGCTGTACCAGGCCGCCGGCGTGGACCGCGTCATGTCGGTGGACCTGCACACGGGCCAGATCCAGGGGTTCTTCGACACACCCTTCGACCACCTCACCGCGCTGCCGCTGCTGCTGCAGTGGATCGAGGAGAACGTGCCGCCCCAGAAGCGCGTGATCGTGTCCCCGGACGCGGGGCGGGTGCGCCTCACCGAGAAGTTCGCCCACCACCTCGACGCACCGATCGCGATCCTGCACAAGCGCCGTGATCCGGTCGAGCACAACGTCGCGGAGAGCTTGGAGATCGTCGGTGACGTGGACGGACGCACGGCTGTGCTCGTCGACGACATGATCGATACCGCCGGGACGATCACGGGCGCGGCGAGGCTGCTGAAAGAGCGGGGCGCGAGGGCGGTCGTCGCTTGCGCGACCCACCCGGTGTTCTCCGACCCCGCGGCAGAGCGTTTGCGCGACAGCGCCATCGAGACCGTCGTGGTCACCAACACCCTCCCGATCCCAGAGGAGAAGCGCCTGGCGAAGATGCGGGTACTGTCGATCGCCCCGATCCTGGCGTCGGCGTTGCGCGCGGTGTTCGAGGACGAGTCGGTGTCGGAGATCTTCCGGGGCGAGAACGCGTGA
- the glmU gene encoding bifunctional UDP-N-acetylglucosamine diphosphorylase/glucosamine-1-phosphate N-acetyltransferase GlmU: MTTRPDLAVVILAAGKGTRFKSDLAKVLHRAAGRSMLHHVLEAVRPLGAGQVVVVVGHQAEEVEAEARTADLPGITFALQKEQLGTGHATRVAVDSLGDAAQHVLVLPGDTPLLGSATLTSLVESALDGAALLTATVDDPTGYGRIVRDGDDVARVVEQDDATDEELTITEVNGGVYAFRRSLLAESLAGLGTDNVQSEMYLTDVIEVVATRGVRVTAHAAAPDEVAGVNDRRQLADAAAVLRGRVLDRLMSEGVTVLDPDTTYVDVDVKVGADTVLYPNCILEDATEIGERATVGPNCHLVAAEVGDEAHVTNAVVKHAVVGPEATVGPFTYLRPGTVLDRGAKAGGFVEIKKSRLAEGAKVPHLSYIGDATIGRDANIGAGTITCNFDGFDKHETTVGDGAFVGSDTMLVAPIEIGAGAVTGAGSVITSDVPADALALERSEQQTVTGWAAKRREARSQGDA; encoded by the coding sequence GTGACGACCCGCCCCGACCTCGCCGTCGTGATCCTGGCCGCCGGCAAAGGCACGCGTTTCAAGTCCGACCTGGCCAAGGTCCTGCACCGTGCGGCGGGGCGATCGATGCTGCATCACGTCCTCGAGGCGGTCCGCCCGCTGGGTGCCGGGCAGGTCGTGGTCGTCGTCGGGCACCAGGCCGAGGAGGTCGAGGCGGAGGCGCGAACCGCGGACCTGCCCGGCATCACGTTCGCGCTCCAGAAGGAGCAGCTCGGCACCGGCCACGCGACCCGCGTCGCGGTCGACTCGCTCGGTGACGCGGCGCAGCACGTGCTGGTCCTCCCCGGGGACACGCCTCTGCTCGGGAGTGCCACGCTCACCTCGCTCGTGGAGTCCGCTCTGGACGGGGCTGCGCTGCTGACGGCCACCGTCGATGACCCGACGGGCTACGGCCGCATCGTCCGCGACGGCGATGACGTGGCGCGCGTGGTCGAACAGGACGACGCGACCGACGAGGAGCTGACCATCACGGAGGTCAACGGGGGGGTCTACGCCTTCCGCCGCTCTTTGCTCGCCGAGAGCCTGGCAGGACTGGGGACCGACAACGTTCAGAGCGAGATGTACCTCACGGACGTGATCGAGGTGGTGGCGACACGGGGGGTGCGCGTCACCGCGCACGCAGCTGCGCCGGACGAGGTCGCCGGAGTGAACGATCGGCGACAGCTGGCCGACGCTGCGGCGGTACTGCGGGGCCGCGTGCTCGACCGGTTGATGAGCGAGGGCGTGACGGTCCTCGACCCCGACACGACGTACGTCGACGTCGACGTGAAGGTGGGAGCCGACACCGTTCTGTACCCCAACTGCATCCTCGAGGACGCGACCGAGATCGGCGAGCGTGCCACGGTCGGCCCCAACTGCCACCTGGTGGCCGCCGAGGTCGGGGACGAGGCGCACGTGACGAACGCCGTCGTCAAGCATGCGGTCGTCGGGCCGGAGGCCACGGTGGGACCGTTCACCTACCTGCGTCCGGGTACCGTCCTCGATCGGGGAGCGAAGGCGGGCGGGTTCGTCGAGATCAAGAAGTCACGCCTCGCCGAGGGTGCGAAGGTGCCCCATCTGTCCTACATCGGCGACGCGACGATCGGGCGGGATGCCAACATCGGTGCTGGCACGATCACGTGCAACTTCGATGGTTTCGACAAGCACGAGACCACGGTGGGCGACGGCGCGTTCGTTGGCTCCGACACCATGCTCGTGGCGCCGATCGAGATCGGTGCCGGGGCGGTCACCGGCGCGGGTTCGGTGATCACCTCGGACGTCCCGGCGGACGCCCTCGCGCTCGAACGCAGCGAACAGCAGACGGTTACCGGATGGGCGGCGAAGCGCCGCGAGGCACGGTCGCAGGGGGACGCCTGA
- a CDS encoding YbaK/EbsC family protein — protein sequence MTVVTEHLEQKGINFEVLPHARTVTAMSEAHELGLDPDEVIKAVVLDIETGHALGVIPASCRLDLDLIREALADETARLATEDEIEADLPEFELGAVPPLPSLLHVPVVIDPKVLEHRRITFAAGSQRESVRTSPHGLFTGASVTITPITRRD from the coding sequence GTGACCGTTGTCACCGAACATCTGGAACAGAAAGGCATCAACTTCGAGGTCCTGCCTCACGCACGGACCGTCACCGCTATGAGCGAAGCCCACGAACTGGGGCTCGATCCCGACGAGGTCATCAAGGCGGTCGTCCTCGACATCGAGACGGGACACGCTCTGGGCGTCATCCCGGCCTCGTGCCGGCTCGACCTCGACCTCATCCGTGAGGCGCTCGCCGACGAGACCGCGAGGCTGGCGACCGAGGACGAGATCGAGGCGGACCTGCCGGAGTTCGAGCTCGGCGCGGTGCCCCCGCTGCCGTCGCTGCTGCACGTGCCGGTCGTGATCGACCCGAAGGTCCTCGAGCACCGGCGCATCACGTTCGCAGCCGGGAGCCAGCGCGAATCGGTGCGGACCTCGCCCCACGGGCTGTTCACGGGCGCGAGCGTGACCATCACGCCGATCACACGACGGGACTGA
- a CDS encoding 4-(cytidine 5'-diphospho)-2-C-methyl-D-erythritol kinase — MRSRQRNGPAARVRVRIPAKINLFLAVRGRRDDGFHEIVTVFQTVALHDEVEAALEGESVFHPAARRLMSLVFEHDGGALVPDDRSNLAVRAACALARTIGVERIDEADSDSGPVTRLRLTKRIPVAAGMAGGSADAAATLVALNRLWDCDLDRDEIRAIAERLGADVPFCVVGGTALATGTGAATAQVLCHGTFHWVVGVHHPPLATADVYRTWDEVAAPSQVEPDAVLQALRTRDAEALGAALHNELEPATFHLRPALRDARDALLEAGALGAVVSGSGPTVVGLAPDAVSAATIAEQVAGRFDRVHVVTSPAGGPETFA, encoded by the coding sequence GTGAGAAGTCGTCAACGCAACGGACCTGCCGCCCGGGTACGAGTCCGGATCCCCGCGAAGATCAACCTCTTCCTCGCCGTGCGCGGCCGCCGCGACGACGGCTTCCACGAGATCGTCACCGTGTTCCAGACCGTCGCCCTGCACGACGAGGTGGAAGCTGCGCTCGAGGGGGAGTCGGTGTTCCACCCCGCGGCGCGGCGGCTCATGTCGCTGGTGTTCGAGCACGACGGAGGCGCGCTGGTCCCTGACGACCGTTCCAACCTCGCCGTCAGAGCCGCGTGCGCGCTGGCGCGAACGATCGGCGTCGAGCGCATCGACGAGGCCGACAGCGACTCCGGGCCGGTCACGCGGTTGCGTCTCACCAAGCGGATCCCGGTCGCGGCCGGGATGGCGGGCGGGTCCGCGGACGCTGCGGCGACGCTCGTGGCGCTGAACCGCCTCTGGGACTGCGACCTCGACCGCGACGAGATCCGGGCCATCGCCGAGCGGCTCGGCGCGGACGTGCCCTTCTGCGTGGTCGGTGGGACCGCGCTGGCGACCGGGACGGGCGCCGCGACCGCCCAGGTGCTGTGCCACGGCACGTTCCACTGGGTCGTCGGCGTGCACCACCCTCCGCTCGCCACGGCGGACGTCTACCGCACGTGGGACGAGGTGGCGGCACCGAGTCAGGTCGAGCCGGATGCGGTCCTGCAGGCACTCCGCACCCGGGATGCGGAGGCGCTCGGGGCGGCGCTGCACAACGAGCTTGAACCCGCGACCTTCCACCTCCGGCCCGCGCTACGTGACGCGCGCGATGCGCTGCTGGAGGCGGGGGCGCTCGGGGCGGTCGTCAGCGGCTCGGGCCCGACGGTCGTCGGACTCGCCCCAGATGCCGTGTCCGCCGCCACGATCGCGGAGCAGGTCGCCGGACGGTTCGATCGCGTCCACGTCGTAACCTCGCCGGCCGGTGGGCCCGAAACGTTCGCCTGA
- the rsmA gene encoding 16S rRNA (adenine(1518)-N(6)/adenine(1519)-N(6))-dimethyltransferase RsmA: protein MTGYLTPTDVRRLLQEHGLAPRRSAGQNFVTDPNTVRKTVRDAGVGPQDTIVEIGPGLGSLTIGLAEVARQVVAVEVDAGLVRALATTVGDCPNVRIVHADALEIDLGELVPDRRARLVANLPYNVATPLVMQVLAGDRIDELFVMVQREVGQRWAARPGNEAYGAVSVKIALAADVALVAEVPRRVFHPVPKVASVTVRLTRTGSLTREERAAIGGVVDAAFASRRKTMRNNLRRIHPDVESRLQAAGIDPGARAEQLTPVGHVRVAVALDAVSEDVVSRLRPRDAGHGSV from the coding sequence GTGACCGGGTACTTGACGCCGACCGACGTGCGGCGTCTGCTCCAAGAGCACGGCCTCGCGCCCCGCCGCAGCGCGGGGCAGAACTTCGTCACCGACCCGAACACGGTCCGCAAGACCGTCCGCGACGCGGGGGTCGGGCCGCAGGACACGATCGTGGAGATCGGGCCCGGTCTGGGTTCGCTCACGATCGGACTCGCCGAGGTCGCGCGCCAGGTCGTCGCCGTCGAGGTGGACGCCGGGCTCGTACGCGCGCTCGCGACGACGGTCGGTGACTGTCCCAACGTCAGGATCGTCCACGCCGACGCGCTGGAGATCGACCTCGGCGAGCTGGTCCCCGACCGTCGTGCTCGGCTGGTGGCGAACCTGCCGTACAACGTCGCCACTCCCCTCGTCATGCAGGTGCTCGCCGGTGACCGCATCGACGAGCTGTTCGTGATGGTGCAGCGTGAGGTAGGGCAGCGGTGGGCTGCACGGCCGGGGAACGAGGCGTACGGGGCGGTGAGCGTGAAGATCGCGCTCGCCGCCGATGTCGCGCTCGTCGCCGAGGTCCCGCGACGCGTCTTCCACCCGGTGCCGAAGGTGGCCAGCGTGACCGTCCGTCTCACGCGCACCGGGTCGCTCACACGTGAGGAGCGAGCGGCGATCGGCGGGGTCGTCGACGCGGCGTTCGCATCGCGACGCAAGACGATGCGCAACAACCTCCGACGGATCCATCCCGACGTCGAGTCGCGGCTGCAGGCCGCCGGCATCGACCCCGGTGCGCGCGCGGAGCAGCTCACCCCGGTGGGCCACGTCCGGGTCGCCGTGGCGCTCGATGCGGTGTCGGAGGACGTCGTCAGTAGGCTGCGGCCGCGCGATGCGGGCCACGGGAGCGTCTAG
- a CDS encoding TatD family hydrolase, protein MPAYVDTHCHLEMHDDLDPSTLIKRAHQQGVTTLITVGTDMARSTQAVTLAHRHREEGVYAVVGVHPNDAMEATHHVMEVIERLAGQKAVVGIGETGMDFYRRGAAPGVQERSFRRHIELAKKHDKTLVIHCRDAWPDTLRILEDEGAPDRVVMHCFSGDLDVTDRCIDQGWYLSFAGNVTFKTADELRAVAAKAPAELLLTETDTPFLSPVPHRGQPNEPANIPHIVATLAEVRGVEPSALADQISDNARRAFDLPST, encoded by the coding sequence GTGCCCGCCTACGTCGACACGCACTGCCACCTCGAGATGCACGACGACCTCGATCCCTCCACGCTGATCAAGCGTGCGCACCAGCAAGGGGTCACGACGCTCATCACCGTCGGCACCGACATGGCGCGGTCGACCCAGGCGGTCACCCTCGCCCACCGCCACCGTGAGGAGGGCGTGTACGCCGTCGTCGGGGTCCACCCCAACGACGCGATGGAGGCCACCCACCACGTGATGGAGGTCATCGAGCGACTCGCGGGGCAGAAGGCCGTGGTGGGGATCGGCGAGACCGGGATGGACTTCTACCGACGGGGCGCGGCTCCGGGCGTCCAGGAGCGGTCCTTCCGACGCCACATCGAGCTGGCGAAGAAGCACGACAAGACCCTCGTGATCCACTGCCGCGACGCGTGGCCGGACACGCTGCGCATCCTCGAGGACGAGGGCGCCCCCGACCGCGTGGTCATGCACTGCTTCTCGGGGGACCTCGACGTCACCGACCGGTGCATCGACCAGGGCTGGTACCTGTCGTTCGCCGGCAACGTCACGTTCAAGACCGCCGACGAGCTGCGCGCCGTCGCGGCCAAGGCGCCAGCCGAACTGCTGCTCACCGAGACCGACACTCCCTTCCTCAGCCCCGTCCCACACCGCGGGCAGCCCAACGAGCCAGCGAACATCCCCCACATCGTGGCCACACTCGCCGAGGTGCGTGGCGTCGAGCCCTCTGCTCTGGCGGACCAGATCTCGGACAACGCGCGGCGAGCGTTCGACTTGCCCTCCACGTGA
- a CDS encoding SigE family RNA polymerase sigma factor, with amino-acid sequence MGVSVLGAARGASAAAGDFAAVFNAHHRDAVRLAYLLTGDHHQAEDIVSDAFAGVYRQWRRGRVDNPRAYLRRAVVNTANSRLRRRYLERAEAAKRSGDERGVRRVDEHAADHDEVWRALGRLPERQRAAIVLRYYEDLSEAETADVLGVSIGTVKSQVSRGLERLRDLVPGGGVT; translated from the coding sequence ATGGGAGTGAGCGTGCTGGGAGCGGCACGCGGCGCATCCGCCGCGGCGGGTGACTTCGCCGCTGTGTTCAACGCCCATCACCGCGACGCCGTGCGGCTCGCGTACCTGTTGACCGGCGACCACCACCAGGCTGAGGACATCGTCAGCGATGCGTTCGCTGGCGTGTACCGCCAGTGGAGGCGCGGCCGGGTCGACAACCCGCGGGCGTACCTGCGTCGTGCCGTCGTCAACACCGCCAACAGCCGGCTGCGGCGGCGCTACCTCGAACGAGCCGAAGCGGCCAAGCGGTCGGGTGATGAGCGAGGCGTGCGTCGTGTCGACGAGCACGCCGCCGATCACGACGAGGTGTGGCGCGCCCTCGGCCGCCTGCCCGAGCGGCAGCGAGCGGCGATCGTCCTGCGCTACTACGAAGACCTCTCCGAGGCCGAGACCGCCGACGTGCTCGGAGTCAGCATCGGGACGGTCAAGTCGCAGGTGTCCAGAGGACTCGAACGGCTCCGGGACCTGGTTCCCGGAGGAGGTGTGACATGA